The region CCCTCCTCCTTTTCGTAGAGTATGAAAAAGAGGTTAAACCTGCTTTCGGCCTCTTTAAGGTCTTGGGCAATTTTCAGGATAACCGCGTCTCCGGCTTTCATATCGCTGGCCCCAAGGCCGTAGAGCTTACCGTTTTCTACTTTTCCGGTTTTGCTGTTCGGAACATCTACCGTATCTAAGTGGCCCACAAGGGCTACGGTTCTCTTCTCCGGGTTAATTTCGGTATGGGCAACCAGCGTATTGTTCTCCCTGATAACCTTCAGCTTCGGGTTCCCGCTCAGCTCCTTTTCACAGTAGTCGGCAATCTCTTTTTCGTTTCCGTAAACGGATGGAATGGAGATTAGCTTTTCTAACAAGTTTATAACCATAAATCCTCCTTTAGACTTGTGTTTGATTTAATTAAGTATAAAATCTAATTTTAAAAACCTAACCTATAGAGTTATAGGGGTGGTGATGCAAAAAGCAAAAAGACTAATAATTGCTCCGTGGGGAAATCCTTATGGATGGGTGGTAAGAAAGTATAAATTGGCGGTTAATGGTAAAGAGATTGAAGATGAAAGTAGAACGAGTTTAGGATTGTTAGCAAAGGCTTATTCGAGTGACGATTTCTTGGTTTTTGTTCTTGATACGGTTTACTCTGCTTTTTATAACAAAAAGAGTGGATGCGAACCCCGAGAAAGAAATAAGTCTTGTCCTATATCATATGAAGACTTGATTACTAGTGTAAAGATAGATATTGAAAATTGGATTAGAGAATGTGCATCCTCGGAGAAATTAGTAGAACTTCTTAATTTGGCTAAATTAGATATAGTTATTGTCCCGGGAATAGGTAGTTATGATTTTGAAGGAATAACTTATCAATTTTCCCTTCCCAAACCTGAACCAGCGGGTTTGTTTGCATCCTGGGTAGCTACTTCTGTTTTAAGGAAACTTCTTGATATTGGTCCTGAAGAAGTAATTGTAGACCTTACCCATGGCTTGAATTATATGCCTGTTGCTTTAATGGAAGCAGTTGAACTTGCTCTCAAGGTGTACTCTGTTGCCTTTCATAGAGATGTAAAGTTGATTGTTTATGAATCAGAGCCTTTCTCTAAGGTAGACTCTTTGAATCTTTTTTCTCCGAAGATTCTGGATATAAGGTATAAAAATGAAAGGGATATTCTGGCTGTTTTTTTTAAGAGACAGCCGGAAAGGGCCTTTAATGCTAAATACTTCAGCTTTGCTTACAGAATTGATAAGGAGCTCGGAGTTAGCCAAGAACTCTCGAGAATAAACGATTTAATAAGAGGATTAAAGAGAAATTTGGGAAAAGAGGGGGATTTGAAGGGGCCATTACCTTTTGGTATGACTGCTGCTAATATTGTTCTTTATTCTATGCCGCTGGCTGCTGTTTATCTTGCTTATGATATTCCTGATACGAGCTACTTGTTGAAAGTATGTGATTATTTAAATGAACTTTGTGATTTTAGTGTTAAATATGGAAAGATAGATTCCGTCAATGATTCTAAATGTAAGGTGTATCCCGCTATAGTTCTAAATTGGGATGCAGTTCGTATTCTGCTTTTGTCAGCAGCTTTTCTCGAATCTACTTTGAGGATTCGCTTAGAAATGAAGAAAAGAGGTTTAATTAGATTTTTAGAACTGTATGAGAGAGGGGTATCTCGAGAAGAGCTTAAGGATATATTAAGGTTTTTGGGAGAACTTTACCGTCCGATTGCTAAAGCTGAACTTGGAAATCTTAAGAGATGCTGCTTAGATAGTAAGAAAGGAAATGAGTGTAGGTGTGAGATAGAAGTTAATAAAGGTGGCTGGCCTAATAAGAACTGTGTGAAGAGTTTTGATCCAAGGCATTTGAGAGCTCATGCAGGACTTGAAAAGAATCTCATTGAAGGAAGAATAGATAAACTCGAGGATAAGGAGGACCTGATTCTGCGTTACAGGGATTTAGAGTGTTGGGAAAAATTGAAAAACAAATTGGATGAAAAAAACTTCTAAAAGGTGGTGGGCCTGGGAGGACTCGAACCTCCGACCGTCCGGTTATGAGCCGGATGCTCTAACCAACTGAGCTACAGGCCCACGTTTGAGGAGGGTGGTTAAATGGTGGAGCCGGCGGGACTCGAACCCGCGACCTTCAGACTGCCAGCCTGACGCTCTCCCAGCTGAGCTACGGCCCCACTTGTTGAGTGGCGTCCCCAGGGGGATTCGAACCCCCGTCGCCGGCGTGAAAGGCCGGTGTCCTAGGCCGGGCTAGACGATGGGGACGCTTAAGTGGTGAGCCGGGGAGGGATCGAACCTCCGACCTACGGATTAAAAGTCCGTTGCTCTACCAGCTGAGCTACCGGCCCACTGTAGCTGGCCAATAATATAGGCCTTATTGAAGCGGTGTCAATAGTTTTAAACCACTTTTACCTCGAGTTCCAGCTTCACCCCGTAAGTTGAGTAAACTCTTTGGGTTGCAATTTCTATAAGCTCTTCAAACTCTTTGAAACTTCCCCCTTCGTTGATTGTGAAGTTTGCGTGCTTCTCCGAGAACTTCACCCCTCCGACTCTAAAGCCCTTCAGGCCGCACCTGTCAAGGAGCAGTCCGGCTGCTCCGGCCGGCGTGTTCTTGAAAGTTGACCCTGCCGTTTTTACGGGGGGAGGCTGTTTTTCGAGCCTCTTTTTTAAGTAGTGCCTGATTAACCTTTTTACCTTGTTTACAGGTGAGGGGGTGATTCTGAAAACCGCCTCAACCACTACCCCCGTTTTCGGGAAGGGGCTCTCTCTGTAGCCGAAGCTCTTCTCTATTTCACTTTTCGTGAGGGTGGCAACCTCGCCGTTGTAGGTAATGAAGGTTACAGATTCGAGCAGCTCTTTGACTTCTTTTTTGAAGGCCCCTGCGTTTTGAGCGATTAAGCCGCCTACGGTGGCTCTGGGAATGCCGGCCAGGAACTCCAGCAGTAAAAAGCCCTTCTGTGACTGGAGCGTAAGAATCTCCCGGAGGGTTACTCCTGCACCGAGCTTCAGGTGGTTTCCGTTGAATTCGGCTTTCTTTAGGAATTTAAGAGAGAGGAGCTCCCGGTCGGGTTCGTCTTTGAGTACGAGATTGGAGCCCCCACCCAAGGGGTAGAGGCCCCTTTTAACGAGCTCTTTGAGCTCAGTGAGGTTTTCGGGGAACCAGACTTTCCTGCTGCTTCCCAGCCCTATGGTGGTTACCGCAGCTGCGGGCAGTATCTCAGCTTGCAACTTCCCTTGAGTCCCTTATAGCCTTTGCCGCTTTCACGAAATCTACAAAGAGGGGGTGAGGGTTCATAGGCTTGGATTTAAACTCCGGGTGGTACTGAACGGCAACGAACCACGGGTGCTCTTTTATCTCTACAACCTCTACGAGCTTCCCGTCGGGGGAGGTTCCCGCTATCACCAGCCCGGCCTTTTCGAGGGTCTCTCTGAAGGCGTTGTTGAACTCGTACCTGTGGCGGTGCCTTTCGGATATCTCCTTTCGGCCGTAGGCCTTAAAGCTGAATGTCCCCTCTTTCAAAACGCACGGGTAGGCACCGAGCCTCATGGTGCCACCCTTCTCCTCTATTCCCTTTTGCTCCTCCATAAGGTCGATAACCGGGTAGGGGGTGTCTCTATCGAACTCGGCGCTGTTTGCCCCTTTTAGTCCGGCAACGTTGCGGGCAAACTCTATAACGGCACACTGCATCCCGAGGCATATGCCGAAGAAGGGAATTTTCCTCTCCCTGGCGAACCGAACCGCCTCGATTTTCCCCTCTATACCCCTCTCTCCGAATCCTCCGGGAACCAGTACCCCGTGAACGTCGGAGAGTAGCTCTTCAGCCGGCGTTGTGGTGAGGTCTTCGGCGTTTACCCACTTAATTTCAACCTTTACGTTGTTTGCGGCACCTGCGTGAACGAAGGACTCTATTATGCTCTTGTAGGCGTCGGGAAGCTCTACGTACTTACCCACTATGGCTATTCTTACGCTGCCTTCTGTGGGCTTCTTTATCCTGTTTACAACCTCTTTCCACTGGGTAAGGTCTGCTTCCTTGTTTGTGGGAATCTGGAGCTTCTCTATGATGAGCTCGTCGAGCCTCTCCTTCTGGAGAACCAGCGGAACCTCGTATATGGTAGGCAGGTCTTTCGCCGTTACAACCTCGTGCTCCTTAAGGTTGGCGAAGAGGGCAATCTTCTTCTTTACGGCCGAGGGAATGGAGCGCTCGGCCCTACACACGATTATGTCGGGCTGGATACCGATTGCCCTCAGCTCCTTTACCGAGTGCTGGGTCGGCTTGGTTTTGAGCTCTCCCGCCGCCTTTACGTAGGGCACGTATGTTACGTGGATGTATATGGCGTTGCTCCTGCCGACTTCCGCTCCGAGCTGTCTGATGGCCTCGAGAAACGGCAGTCCCTCTATGTCGCCCACCGTTCCGCCCACCTCAACTATAACAGCGTCAACGTCGGTGGACATGAGCTGACGAATCTTCTCCTTTATCAGGTTGGTAACGTGGGGTATTACTTGAACCGTTCCTCCGAGGAACTCCCCTTTCCGCTCCTTCTGGATGATTTCCTGGTAAATCTGTCCGGAGGTGACGTTGTTTATCCGCTTCATCGTTGCGGAGGTGAACCGCTCGTAGTGGCCCAGGTCCAGGTCGGTTTCGGCTCCGTCTTCGGTAACGTAAACCTCTCCGTGCTGGTAGGGGTTCATAGTTCCTGCGTCTACGTTGAGGTAGGGGTCGAGCTTCTGAATCGTTACCTTCAACCCCCTGCTCTCAAGGAGCGTTCCGATAGACGACGCAGTAATTCCCTTGCCGATAGATGAGAGCACTCCTCCTGTTACGAATATCAGCTTAGAGGCCATCTGCCAGCTCCTTCTCTAAGATTTTGTTTACCTTTTCAACGTCCCGAGGCGTATCTACGCCGTGGAGCTCTTTCTCTACGAGCTCCACTTTTATCCTCTCGCCGTTTTCCAGTATCCTGAGCTGTTCTAACTTCTCCAGCCCCTCGAGCCTGCCGACCGGCCAGTTGACGAACTTCTCGAGGGCCTCCTTTGTGTAGCCGTAAATTCCAAGGTGTTTTAGGTAGTTACCTGGCTCAATCTCTCCGTCTCTCGTGTAGGGGATGGGGCTCCTCGAGAAGTAAAGGGCAAAACCGGAGCTATCGGTTACAACTTTTACCTTCGACGGGTCCTTTACCTCTTCTGCGCTCCTGAAGGGGGTTGCAACGGTTGAGAAGTTTGCCCCGGCTTCGAGCCCTTTCAGAACCGCTTTAAGGTGTTCCGGGGTTACCAGGGGCTCGTCTCCCTGAAGGTTTATGACGAATCGGCACTCAATCCCCTTTACCGCCCGGTAGACCCTGTCGGTTCCGCTGGGAAGCTCCGAAGGGGTCATGGCCGCCCGTGCACCCGCCTCTTTGGCGACCCTTGCAACCTCTACCGAGTCTGTTGCCACTAAAACGTTGTCTGTAAAGAGCTTCGCCCTTTTCACCACCCACCATATAAGGGGCTTCCCTGCCAGCCGAATCAGGGGTTTCCTCGGGAGCCTTGTAGAGCCTATTCTTGCAGGAATTACAACTACGAGCCTGTTCATATCAGGCGGTTAAAACCCCCTCAACGATTGACTTAAACATCCTCAGGCCGTCGGTTGAGCCGAGAATCGCCTCCGAAGCCCTTTCGGGGTGCGGCATGAGGCCGAAAACGTTTCCCCGTTTGTTGCATATGCCGGCAATGTTGTTCAGCGAGCCGTTGGGGTTGTACTCTTCGGAAACCTCCCCCTCGGGCGAACAGTACCTTACAACCACCTGACCGTTTTCCTCTATCTCTTTTAAGGTCTCCGGCGGGCAGGTGTAGTTGCCCTCGGCGTGGGCTATCGGTATCCTTACAACCTCCCCCTTTTCGTAAAGCCTTGTGAAGGGCGTCTGGTTGTTCTCCACTTTAAGGTGGACGAACTTACAGACAAAGGTGAGCCCTTTGTTCGGGAGCATTGCGCCCGGCAGCAGTCCGGCCTCCAGGAGTATCTGGAAACCGTTGCAGATGCCCATTACGAGTCCCCCTTTCTGGGCAAACTCGTAAATGGCCTCCGTTACGGGGGAGAGCTTCGCCATCGCCCCTGCCCGCAGGTAGTCTCCGTAGGAGAACCCTCCGGGTACGATTACGCAGTCAACCCCTTTAACGTCTCTCTCCTTGTGCCACAGGTACTTAACCTCGTGGCCCAGAACCTTCTCTATAACCCAGCCTACATCTCTGTCGCAGTTGCTTCCCGGGTATACCGGTATGCCGAACTTCATCACTTCACCTCTTCCACTTCGTAGGTGTACTCCTCTATCACCGGGTTCACGAGGAAACGCTTTGCCATCTCCTCTACTTCCCTCTTAACCTCCTCTACGGAGTCGGCCTCTATCTCCATGGTTATGTACTTGCCCACCCTTACGTTCCTCACTTTTGTAAACCCGAGCTGGTGGGCTGCCTTCTCAACGGCTACACCTTGAGGGTCAAGAACTCCCTTTCTGTAACTGATAAACACTTTAACAAGGTACGTCGCCATCTTCCTCTCCCGGGGTATATTTTCAGGGTCAAATTATACATTGGAGGAGCTTTGGCTTTAAGGGACTGTCCCTCCTGTTCCTTTATGAGGAGCTACTTCCTTGTCATACTCGTGGCCGCGTTTACTTTACGGTTTCTCCCCTCTGTTTCTGCAGGTATAAACTTCCTCTTCATGGTGGGAATTCCCACCGTTCTCCACAGGCTCTCCTTTAAGGAGCTCGGATACCGGAACTACCTCAAAGGGGCCCTTTGGGGCTTGGGCGTTTCGGCAGCCGTCCTGGTTCCCTTTTACGCCCTCTGCCACCACTTCCACCTTAAGCTCTCCCTTTCTGCAGAGGCGCTACTCTTTTACCTTTTGGTTGCCGTTGCCGAGGAGACCTTCTTCCGGGGCTTTTTCTACGCTACCTTTGAAAACGAGGAGCTGATTCCGGGCCTGCTCTCTAAGAACAACCTGCTCTCGTCGGTGCTCTTTGGAGTTGCCCACGCCTTCGTTTACTATAATCCGGCCATGTTTAAGGTTTTCTTCCCCTCGCTCGTTATGGGGTGGCTCTACGAGAGGAGCGGTTCGATAGTGGCTCCGATTCTCTTTCACTGGCTTGCAGACGTTATCTATAGTTTTGCGGGGTGCTAACTTGAAGCGATTGCTCTTTCTGACCGTTGCCCTTTTAACCTTTTTGGCAGATAGGGTTACGAAGCTCCTTGCCCTCAAGTTTTTATCGGGGAAGGTTGTCTCCGTTATACCCGGTTTTTTCCAGCTCCGCCTTGCAGAGAACCCGGGAGCGGCCTTCAGCCTTTTTGCCGGAACCACCGGCTTGGCCCGGCTCTTCTTCCTTATACTGCTTCCCCTCGGTGTTGTTTTGTTTATCCTCTACTACGGCCTTAAAAGGGAGCACCAAACAGTTACCTACGTAGGTTTGGGGCTGGTTTTAGGCGGTGCCCTCGGCAACCTCTACGATAGAGTCTTCAGCGGTAAAGTTGTCGACTTCTTCGACCTCTACCTCGGGAGCTACCACTACCCCACCTTTAACGTTGCCGATGTAGCCGTGCTCTTGGGGCTTCTCCTGCTGCTTCTCAGGCGAAGTTGACTTTGGTTAAGAGGTGAATAATTTTAGAGTGCACATACAAGTGAAAACGAGGTGGTATAATTGGGGAGCTTGAAGGTCTCCCACTCCTTTGTCCAGGAGCTTCTCTCCAGAGTAGACATCGTAGACATCGTATCCCACTACATCGACCTTAAGCAGTCTGGCCGCAACTTTAAAGCCCTCTGCCCCTTCCACCCGGAGAAAACCCCGTCGTTTGTTGTCAGCCCGGAAAAGCAGATATTCAAGTGTTTCGGCTGCGGAGTAGGCGGCAACGCCATAACCTTTGTTGAAAAGTACGAGAACCTTCCGTTCTGGGAGGCGGTGAAGAGGGTAGCCGAAATAGCCGGCATAGAGCTTCCCAAAGACGCCTTCAGGGAAGACTCAAAAGAGCTTCACCTTGAAGAGACCGCCTACAGAGTTGCCAAGTACTTCAACTCCAAACTCGAAACCGTCTTAAACTACCTGAAAGAGCGGGGAATCTCAAAGGAGACCGCCGACAGGTTCCTCCTCGGTTACGCCCCTCCCGGATACCTCAGGGAGCTCAACCTTAAAAGGGAGGAGGCGGAACTTTTAGGGCTCGTCGGTAAAAACGGGAAGGAGTTCTTCAAGGGCAGGCTCATAATCCCCATATTCAACCACTCCGGTAAAGTTGTGTCGTTTGCCGGAAGAGTTCTAAACGGCGGCGACGGCGCTCCCAAGTATATAAACGGGCCGGAAACGGAGCTCTTTAAGAAGAGTAACCTCCTTTACGGCTTCTACCAGGCTAAGGAAGAGGTTCTCAGGAAGCGGGAGATAATAGTGGTTGAAGGCTACTTCGACGTTATCTCCCTCTATCAGGCCGGCGTTAGGCGGGCCGTTGCTCCAATGGGAACCTCCCTTACCGAAAACCACGCCAGGTTCATCAAGCGCTACAGCCCTTCGCCGGTTCTGCTGTTTGATGCCGACTCTGCGGGCAGGAAGGCCACCCTCAGGGCGGCCCAGATTTTCTTCTCCCTCGGATGTGAGCCCCGGGTGGTTCAGCTCCCCGACGGCGAAGACCCCGACTCTATGGCCCGCAGTAGGCTTCCCGAGCTTTTAGCTCTGCTCGAGTCGCCTCAGCCCTTTATAAAGTGGGCCGTTGCGGTGGCTTCCGCCCTGAGCCGCGAGCAGCAGGCCCTCTTCCTAAAGGAGGTGGGTCAGGCTATTGCCCCTCTGGAGAGGAGCAACCCCTTCCTATACAGGGAGTACCTTGCCCTGCTTGCAGCAGAGTTCGGCATAGACGAGAGCTGGCTTAAGGTAAGGGTTGCCGTAAGGCGGCAGGAGAGCCACGACAACGGTATTTCGCCGCCTCTTTACGAGAAACTCTTCATAAAGGCCCTCGTTGAGGGTAAGGGGAGCCTTCCGATAGAGGTATCCCCGAACATCTTCATCTCTCCGGTTTCTGCAAGGCTCTACACCCTGCTCTCTTCGGGGGGTACCGACCCGGTGGAGCTTCAGCTCCAGTTCCCCGACCTTGCCGACTACATCAGCGAGCTTATGCTCCTTGAGGTAACCGACGCAGACATAAACAGGAGCCTCTGCAGGGTGGCGATTAAAGAGCTTAAACGCAGGCTGAAGAAGGTGAAGGACTTCTCCCGGAAAGTGGAGCTTAAAAGGCTCATTTTCCGCCTTGAGAGGGGAGAGCTCGAGGCTTTACATACACTACAAACCACATAACCGAGGAGGCTGGCCTTGGACAGGCTCAACTTTGAAGAGATTATTGCCCTGGGGAAGGAGAAGGGCTACATCACCTTTGACGAGCTTATGGAACACTTAGATGAAGAGGTTCTCACTCCCGAACTTATAGAAGAGCTAATAACCCAGCTCGACGAGTACGATATCCAGATTATACCAAAGGAGGGCGAAGACCACGTAGACCTTTCAAAACTTCAGATAACCATAGCCCCCGACACGATACCCCGCTCCGACGACCCCATAAGGCTCTACCTAAGGGAGATGAGCGGCATTTCCCTCCTGAAGCGCCACGAGGAA is a window of Thermovibrio ammonificans HB-1 DNA encoding:
- the csx1 gene encoding CRISPR-associated CARF protein Csx1, giving the protein MQKAKRLIIAPWGNPYGWVVRKYKLAVNGKEIEDESRTSLGLLAKAYSSDDFLVFVLDTVYSAFYNKKSGCEPRERNKSCPISYEDLITSVKIDIENWIRECASSEKLVELLNLAKLDIVIVPGIGSYDFEGITYQFSLPKPEPAGLFASWVATSVLRKLLDIGPEEVIVDLTHGLNYMPVALMEAVELALKVYSVAFHRDVKLIVYESEPFSKVDSLNLFSPKILDIRYKNERDILAVFFKRQPERAFNAKYFSFAYRIDKELGVSQELSRINDLIRGLKRNLGKEGDLKGPLPFGMTAANIVLYSMPLAAVYLAYDIPDTSYLLKVCDYLNELCDFSVKYGKIDSVNDSKCKVYPAIVLNWDAVRILLLSAAFLESTLRIRLEMKKRGLIRFLELYERGVSREELKDILRFLGELYRPIAKAELGNLKRCCLDSKKGNECRCEIEVNKGGWPNKNCVKSFDPRHLRAHAGLEKNLIEGRIDKLEDKEDLILRYRDLECWEKLKNKLDEKNF
- the murB gene encoding UDP-N-acetylmuramate dehydrogenase, with protein sequence MQAEILPAAAVTTIGLGSSRKVWFPENLTELKELVKRGLYPLGGGSNLVLKDEPDRELLSLKFLKKAEFNGNHLKLGAGVTLREILTLQSQKGFLLLEFLAGIPRATVGGLIAQNAGAFKKEVKELLESVTFITYNGEVATLTKSEIEKSFGYRESPFPKTGVVVEAVFRITPSPVNKVKRLIRHYLKKRLEKQPPPVKTAGSTFKNTPAGAAGLLLDRCGLKGFRVGGVKFSEKHANFTINEGGSFKEFEELIEIATQRVYSTYGVKLELEVKVV
- a CDS encoding CTP synthase, with protein sequence MASKLIFVTGGVLSSIGKGITASSIGTLLESRGLKVTIQKLDPYLNVDAGTMNPYQHGEVYVTEDGAETDLDLGHYERFTSATMKRINNVTSGQIYQEIIQKERKGEFLGGTVQVIPHVTNLIKEKIRQLMSTDVDAVIVEVGGTVGDIEGLPFLEAIRQLGAEVGRSNAIYIHVTYVPYVKAAGELKTKPTQHSVKELRAIGIQPDIIVCRAERSIPSAVKKKIALFANLKEHEVVTAKDLPTIYEVPLVLQKERLDELIIEKLQIPTNKEADLTQWKEVVNRIKKPTEGSVRIAIVGKYVELPDAYKSIIESFVHAGAANNVKVEIKWVNAEDLTTTPAEELLSDVHGVLVPGGFGERGIEGKIEAVRFARERKIPFFGICLGMQCAVIEFARNVAGLKGANSAEFDRDTPYPVIDLMEEQKGIEEKGGTMRLGAYPCVLKEGTFSFKAYGRKEISERHRHRYEFNNAFRETLEKAGLVIAGTSPDGKLVEVVEIKEHPWFVAVQYHPEFKSKPMNPHPLFVDFVKAAKAIRDSREVAS
- the kdsB gene encoding 3-deoxy-manno-octulosonate cytidylyltransferase → MNRLVVVIPARIGSTRLPRKPLIRLAGKPLIWWVVKRAKLFTDNVLVATDSVEVARVAKEAGARAAMTPSELPSGTDRVYRAVKGIECRFVINLQGDEPLVTPEHLKAVLKGLEAGANFSTVATPFRSAEEVKDPSKVKVVTDSSGFALYFSRSPIPYTRDGEIEPGNYLKHLGIYGYTKEALEKFVNWPVGRLEGLEKLEQLRILENGERIKVELVEKELHGVDTPRDVEKVNKILEKELADGL
- the purQ gene encoding phosphoribosylformylglycinamidine synthase subunit PurQ → MKFGIPVYPGSNCDRDVGWVIEKVLGHEVKYLWHKERDVKGVDCVIVPGGFSYGDYLRAGAMAKLSPVTEAIYEFAQKGGLVMGICNGFQILLEAGLLPGAMLPNKGLTFVCKFVHLKVENNQTPFTRLYEKGEVVRIPIAHAEGNYTCPPETLKEIEENGQVVVRYCSPEGEVSEEYNPNGSLNNIAGICNKRGNVFGLMPHPERASEAILGSTDGLRMFKSIVEGVLTA
- the purS gene encoding phosphoribosylformylglycinamidine synthase subunit PurS, which codes for MATYLVKVFISYRKGVLDPQGVAVEKAAHQLGFTKVRNVRVGKYITMEIEADSVEEVKREVEEMAKRFLVNPVIEEYTYEVEEVK
- a CDS encoding CPBP family intramembrane glutamic endopeptidase; this translates as MALRDCPSCSFMRSYFLVILVAAFTLRFLPSVSAGINFLFMVGIPTVLHRLSFKELGYRNYLKGALWGLGVSAAVLVPFYALCHHFHLKLSLSAEALLFYLLVAVAEETFFRGFFYATFENEELIPGLLSKNNLLSSVLFGVAHAFVYYNPAMFKVFFPSLVMGWLYERSGSIVAPILFHWLADVIYSFAGC
- the lspA gene encoding signal peptidase II, yielding MKRLLFLTVALLTFLADRVTKLLALKFLSGKVVSVIPGFFQLRLAENPGAAFSLFAGTTGLARLFFLILLPLGVVLFILYYGLKREHQTVTYVGLGLVLGGALGNLYDRVFSGKVVDFFDLYLGSYHYPTFNVADVAVLLGLLLLLLRRS
- the dnaG gene encoding DNA primase; amino-acid sequence: MGSLKVSHSFVQELLSRVDIVDIVSHYIDLKQSGRNFKALCPFHPEKTPSFVVSPEKQIFKCFGCGVGGNAITFVEKYENLPFWEAVKRVAEIAGIELPKDAFREDSKELHLEETAYRVAKYFNSKLETVLNYLKERGISKETADRFLLGYAPPGYLRELNLKREEAELLGLVGKNGKEFFKGRLIIPIFNHSGKVVSFAGRVLNGGDGAPKYINGPETELFKKSNLLYGFYQAKEEVLRKREIIVVEGYFDVISLYQAGVRRAVAPMGTSLTENHARFIKRYSPSPVLLFDADSAGRKATLRAAQIFFSLGCEPRVVQLPDGEDPDSMARSRLPELLALLESPQPFIKWAVAVASALSREQQALFLKEVGQAIAPLERSNPFLYREYLALLAAEFGIDESWLKVRVAVRRQESHDNGISPPLYEKLFIKALVEGKGSLPIEVSPNIFISPVSARLYTLLSSGGTDPVELQLQFPDLADYISELMLLEVTDADINRSLCRVAIKELKRRLKKVKDFSRKVELKRLIFRLERGELEALHTLQTT